From the Xiphophorus maculatus strain JP 163 A chromosome 20, X_maculatus-5.0-male, whole genome shotgun sequence genome, one window contains:
- the LOC102218679 gene encoding PAK4-inhibitor inka2 isoform X2: MLCLGNSTDCLRDQMQSMMRSLQDLKQISRPRPLSEPCDQSFAVTRLCKQRAQQERLTRLRVSDASEASTYDSACCLANPLEEEEEQREPDRGSPASEKSVDLDSGFSEASWQDEGVVLRRTRNVRVSSSACVRTNRGTSGRARPKSTSDVCLERWTSFEASDTEDWTTSLLSRSRNRQPLVLGDNSFADLIKNWMDLPDLPEPAEMKPCSGRRLARDIFGNMRRKLAGMSKGVELRPKPANCTRLRRAAEAPQRMSCPVGFEPLKPFFHQSHTGLHQLDTDFYRFSALMKTGSRQPIICNDIIGYI; encoded by the exons ATG CTGTGTTTGGGAAACTCCACCGACTGCCTCCGGGACCAAATGCAGTCTATGATGAGGTCCTTGCAGGACCTGAAGCAGATCAGCAGACCGAGGCCGCTGAGTGAGCCGTGTGACCAGTCCTTCGCTGTCACAAGGCTCTGCAAACAGAGAGCGCAGCAGGAGCGGCTCACTCGCCTCCGTGTGTCTGACGCCAGCGAGGCCAGCACCTACGACTCGGCCTGCTGCCTGGCCAACccgctggaggaggaggaagagcagcggGAACCCGATCGGGGCTCCCCAGCCAGCGAGAAGAGTGTGGATTTGGACTCTGGTTTCTCCGAGGCTTCCTGGCAGGATGAAGGTGTGGTGCTGAGAAGGACCAGAAACGTGCGAGTCTCCTCCTCCGCCTGCGTCCGAACAAACAGAGGAACCTCCGGCCGTGCCAGGCCAAAGTCGACGTCTGACGTCTGTTTGGAGCGCTGGACTTCTTTTGAAGCGAGCGATACGGAGGACTGGACCACGTCGCTGCTGAGCCGCAGCAGGAACAGGCAACCGCTGGTTCTGGGGGACAACAGCTTTGCTGACCTCATAAAGAACTGGATGGACCTACCTGATCTACCAGAACCAGCTGAGATGAAGCCCTGCTCGGGGCGACGTCTCGCAAGAGACATTTTTGGCAACATGCGGCGGAAGTTGGCAGGGATGTCTAAAGGCGTGGAGCTGCGTCCGAAACCAGCAAACTGCACAAGGTTGAGAAGAGCAGCGGAGGCTCCTCAGAGGATGTCCTGTCCTGTGGGATTTGAGCCTCTCAAGCCTTTCTTCCATCAGTCTCACACAGGCCTGCACCAGCTGGACACCGATTTCTACAGGTTCTCTGCACTCATGAAGACGGGCAGCCGGCAGCCCATCATATGCAACGACATCATTGGATATATTTGA